Genomic window (Rathayibacter sp. VKM Ac-2760):
CGGGCAGCATCGCGTACCTGGTGTTCGGCCGGCGGGCGAGCGGGGGTGGGGCGGCGGGGCCGCAGCGGCCGACCGGGTGGTTCTTCGAGCGCTGACGTCCGTCGTGCTGGCGGGTGGGGCGGACGCGGTGCCTCGTCGCGGCTCCTTCCCGCGCGCCTGCGGCGCGCCCGCCAGACCCGAGCCAGGAGCCGCGACGAGGCACCGCGTCCACCCCGCCGGGGGCGAGGGTGCCCGCTCTCAGGAGGTGCGGGAGCAGACCGCACCCCCCCCGCTTGCTGGTCGAGTAGCCCCGAAGGGGCGTATCGAGACCCACCGTCACCGACACTTCCGGTGGACGGGATCGCGACACCCAGCAGGGACACCCCCGGGCGGGGCGGCGTCTAGCGTGGACGGCATGGCCGAACGACTCCGCTCCAGTGTCAGCCCGTACCTCCGCTCGCACGCGGGCAACCCCGTCGACTGGTTCCCGTGGGGCGAGGAGGCGTTCGCGGAGGCGGTGCGGCGGGACGTGCCGGTGCTCGTGTCGATCGGGTACGCGACCTGCCACTGGTGCCACGTGATGGCGCGGGAGTCGTTCTCGGATCCGGTGCTCGCGGAGCGCCTGAACGGCGGATTCGTCGCCGTGAAGGTCGACCGCGAGGAGCACCCCGATGTCGACACCGCCTATCTCACCGCCGCCAGCGCCTTCACCAGGAACCTCGGCTGGCCGCTGACCGTCTTCACCACGCCGACGGGTGAGCCGTTCTACGCCGGCACCTACTTCCCGCCGCGGGCCGTCGGCGGCGTGCCCGCCTTCTCGGACGTCCTCGACGCGGTGTCGGAGGCGTGGCGGCTGCGGCGCGACGAGGTGCACGCCACGGCCGGCTCGCTCAGCGCCGCGCTGCGGGAGGCGACGGCGGTGGTCCCGCCGGCCGGTGCGCTCCCGGACGACGCCGCGCTCGACGCGGCCGTCGCCGCGCTCGCCGCCGAGGAGGACCTCGTGCACGGCGGATTCGGCGGGGCGCCGAAGTTCCCGGTGGCGCCGGTGCTCGGGTTCCTGGCGTCGCGGGGGAGCGGGGCGGAGCTGGCCGAGCGGACGCTGCTGACGCTGGCGGGCTCGCCGCTGCGGGATCGCGACGGCGGCTTCTTCCGCTACGCGACGCGGGAGGACTGGAGCGATCCGCACTACGAGCGGATGCTCTACGACAACGCGCAGCTGCTCGACGTCGCGGCGCTGCTGCTCGGGCGCGACGGCGTCGATCGGGAGGCCGTCGCCGGGGTGGCGGAGGGGATCGCCGACTTCCTGCTCGCGACGCTGCGGCGGCCGAGCGGCGGCTTCGCGAGCGCGCAGGACTCGGAGAGCCTCATCGATGGGCAGCGCTCGGAGGGCGGCTATTACCTCGCCGAGGACCGGTCCGAACTGAGCCCGCCGGCGCTCGACGAGAAGGTCGTCACGGGCTGGAACGGGCTGGCGATCGGGGCGCTCGCGCGGGCCGGACGGCTGCTGGGCCGGGAGGACTGGATCGCGGCGGCGCGGGCGGCCGCGGATCTGCTGATCGAGCGGCACCTGGTCGACGGGCGCGTGAGCGTCCGCGCCTCGCTCGGCGACTCCGTCTCGGCCGCGCGGCCCGCGCTGGAGGACCTGGGGATGCTCGCCGGCGGGCTGCTGCAGCTCGCGCTCGCCGAAGGCGCGCCCCGGTACGCGGTCGTCGCGCGGTCGCTGATCGACGGGGCTCTCGACGCAGCGACGGCCTGGCCGCCGTTCGCGCTGCCCGGCGGCGGGGATCCGGCGCTCGTCGCGCGGGGTCTCCTGCTCGCGGCGGATCCGTCCGAGGGCGCCTACCCCTCGGGTCTCTCCGCGGCGGCCGACGCCGCGCACGGGCTCTACCTGCTGACCGGCGAGCTGCGCTACCGCGAGGCGGCGGAGGCCGTCGTCGGCGGCATCGCGCCGAGCGCGCTCGGGCAGCCGAGGGGCTTCGGCGGCGTGCTCGCCCTGGCCGGGCGGCTCGCCCGACCCGTCACGCAGCTGGTCGTGGTGGTGCCGGACGCCCGGGCGGAGGAGGCGGCCGAGCTGCGCGCCGACGCGCACGAGACGGAGCTCGGCGTCCTCGCGGTCGTCGCCGACTCGGTCGCCGCCGCGTGGGCGGAGGCCGGCTTCGAGCTCTTCGAGGGCCGCGCCTCGCGCGACGGAGCGCCGACCGCCTACTCCTGCGAGGCGTTCGTCTGCGCGCTGCCGACGACGACCCTCCCGCAGCAGCTGGCGACCCTCCCGGAGCAGTTCAGGCGGCCGTGACCACCAGCGGCGCGTCCGGGTCCGCGGCCCACTCGTTCAGCGAGCCGTCGTAGACGACCGCCGTGTCGACCCCGAGCACGGCGAGCGCGAGCGCGTCGGCCGTCGCGGCGATGCCGCCGCCGCAGTAGAGGACGATGCGCTCGGCCCGCAGCGTCTCGCCGAAGAGGGCGCGGAGCCGCTCGGCCGGCAGGAGCGTGTTGGTCTCGCGGTCGACGAGTCGGGCGGCGGGAACGCTGACCGAGCCCGGCAGGTGGCCGCGGCGCGGTCGCTGCCCGGCCTCACCGGTGAACTCCTTCGGCGGCACCGCGCAGACGAGCGCGCCCGGCGCCTCGCCGCGGACGATCCGCTCGACCTCGGCCTTGTCGACCCAGAGCGGCCGCTCCGCGCGCACGGTGATCCCGGGGCCGGCGACCGGAGCGACGTGCCCGGTCTCGACGGCCCGCGCCTCCTGCCGCCACGCCGTGAGACCGCCGTCGAGCACGGCGACCGCGTCGTGCCCGGCCGCCCGCAGCAGCCACCAGAGCCGCGAGGCCCACTGCCCCACCGCGGAGTCGTAGACGACGACGACCGACCCGTCGTCGATGCCGAGCGCGCCGACCGCCGCGGCGAGGCGCTCCGGGTCGAGGCGCGAGAACGGCTGCGCGGCCTCGGCGTCGGAGAGCTGCTCGATCAGGTCGGCGAAGACGGCGCCCGGCACGTGCCCCTCGACCAGGTACTGGTCCTCGCCGCTGAGATAGCGGTAGCGGCCGTCGAAGCCGGGCACGAACAGCACGCTCGCATCGACCACGACGAGGTTCTCGCGGCCGAGGTGGTCGGCGAGCCACTGGGTCGAGACGATCGGCCGGGCGAGGTACGGGGAGCTGGTCACCCGGCCACGGTAGGTCCCACCACCGACGCCGCGCACCCGGACGCGTAACGCCCGGTCATCCGGGCGCCGCCCGGTCGACGGCGCCTCAGCACTCGATGACGTTGACCGCGAGGCCGCCCTCGCTGGTCTCCTTGTACTTCGAGGACATGTCGATGCCCGTCTGCCGCATCGTCTCGATCACCGTGTCGAGCGACACGCGGTGCGTCCCGTCGCCGTGCAGCGCGAGCCGCGCGGCGCTCACCGCGGTGGAGGCCGCGATCGCGTTGCGCTCGATGCACGGGATCTGCACCAGCCCGCCGACGGGGTCGCAGGTCAGCCCGAGGTGGTGCTCCA
Coding sequences:
- a CDS encoding DUF255 domain-containing protein, with amino-acid sequence MAERLRSSVSPYLRSHAGNPVDWFPWGEEAFAEAVRRDVPVLVSIGYATCHWCHVMARESFSDPVLAERLNGGFVAVKVDREEHPDVDTAYLTAASAFTRNLGWPLTVFTTPTGEPFYAGTYFPPRAVGGVPAFSDVLDAVSEAWRLRRDEVHATAGSLSAALREATAVVPPAGALPDDAALDAAVAALAAEEDLVHGGFGGAPKFPVAPVLGFLASRGSGAELAERTLLTLAGSPLRDRDGGFFRYATREDWSDPHYERMLYDNAQLLDVAALLLGRDGVDREAVAGVAEGIADFLLATLRRPSGGFASAQDSESLIDGQRSEGGYYLAEDRSELSPPALDEKVVTGWNGLAIGALARAGRLLGREDWIAAARAAADLLIERHLVDGRVSVRASLGDSVSAARPALEDLGMLAGGLLQLALAEGAPRYAVVARSLIDGALDAATAWPPFALPGGGDPALVARGLLLAADPSEGAYPSGLSAAADAAHGLYLLTGELRYREAAEAVVGGIAPSALGQPRGFGGVLALAGRLARPVTQLVVVVPDARAEEAAELRADAHETELGVLAVVADSVAAAWAEAGFELFEGRASRDGAPTAYSCEAFVCALPTTTLPQQLATLPEQFRRP
- a CDS encoding rhodanese-like domain-containing protein — translated: MTSSPYLARPIVSTQWLADHLGRENLVVVDASVLFVPGFDGRYRYLSGEDQYLVEGHVPGAVFADLIEQLSDAEAAQPFSRLDPERLAAAVGALGIDDGSVVVVYDSAVGQWASRLWWLLRAAGHDAVAVLDGGLTAWRQEARAVETGHVAPVAGPGITVRAERPLWVDKAEVERIVRGEAPGALVCAVPPKEFTGEAGQRPRRGHLPGSVSVPAARLVDRETNTLLPAERLRALFGETLRAERIVLYCGGGIAATADALALAVLGVDTAVVYDGSLNEWAADPDAPLVVTAA